In Trichoderma asperellum chromosome 1, complete sequence, a single window of DNA contains:
- a CDS encoding uncharacterized protein (EggNog:ENOG41), whose product MKSFILAASAATAVAGHSLLDLGIDVHVGDLINIGVGLDLHLPEGLALPEADADKPSSGPPAGYVNVWHPSHSGVMIDSCDDETSGAWHWVHPCGDNCKTDQASQVWTTSTVSVTSIHTVISCAPTVTNCPANGHHSTVTTVVIPETTTICPVEASKTKTAGYTAAPSTAAYPPPAASSPAYSAPVPTNTAVVTLSTQTAPAYSAPASTGPAGGVPTGSAGYPAPSGSAPASSAPPAESSPAGTTAPASAPASAPASAPYSPPAASSVPAYPVPGNSSAPAYTPPSTSVYTPPVQSPPAPVYSAPAASPSSPAGGCTEAYCVPPAGTAPGAPPPAPTGNTTVPPVSGAVSRTEGVSVALFAGVIAAFFL is encoded by the coding sequence ATGAAGTCTTTCATTCTCGCTGCCTCGGCTGCCACCGCCGTTGCTGGTCACAGCCTGCTTGACCTGGGCATCGATGTCCATGTTGGCGATCTCATCAACATCGGTGTTGGCCTCGACCTTCACCTGCCCGAGGGCCTTGCTCTCCCCGAAGCCGATGCGGATAAGCCCTCGTCTGGCCCTCCGGCCGGCTACGTTAACGTCTGGCACCCATCGCACAGCGGCGTCATGATTGATTCTTGCGATGACGAAACCTCCGGTGCCTGGCACTGGGTTCACCCTTGCGGCGACAACTGCAAGACCGACCAGGCTTCACAGGTCTGGACCACGAGCACCGTCAGCGTCACCTCCATCCACACCGTCATCAGCTGTGCTCCCACCGTCACCAACTGCCCCGCCAACGGCCACCACAGCACCGTCACCACGGTCGTCATCCCCGAGACCACTACCATCTGCCCGGTTGAGGCTTCCAAGACCAAGACTGCTGGCTACACGGCTGCCCCCTCCACGGCGGCCTATCCTCCCCCGGCAGCCTCCTCCCCGGCCTACTCTGCTCCTGTGCCGACCAACACCGCCGTCGTCACCCTGAGCACCCAGACTGCTCCGGCTTACAGTGCTCCGGCATCTACCGGCCCTGCTGGCGGCGTTCCCACTGGCTCTGCCGGCTACCCGGCTCCCTCCGGCTCGGCCCCCGCCTCCAGCGCTCCTCCGGCTGAGTCGTCTCCTGCTGGCACCACTGCTCCCGCTTCTGCTCCCGCTTCTGCTCCCGCTTCTGCTCCCTActctcctcctgctgcctctTCCGTCCCGGCTTACCCTGTGCCTGGCAACAGCTCTGCTCCCGCCTACACCCCTCCCTCCACCTCGGTCTACACTCCTCCCGTCCAGtctcctcctgctcctgtCTACTCTGCCCCCGCTGCTTCTCCCTCCAGCCCTGCTGGTGGCTGCACCGAGGCCTACTGTGTTCCCCCTGCTGGAACTGCTCCTGGTGCTCCTCCCCCAGCTCCTACTGGCAACACCACCGTTCCCCCGGTCAGCGGTGCTGTCAGCCGCACTGAGGGCGTCAGCGTGGCCCTGTTCGCTGGTGTCattgctgctttcttcttgtaa
- a CDS encoding uncharacterized protein (EggNog:ENOG41~TransMembrane:12 (i91-116o128-147i159-176o196-223i235-254o274-295i316-337o357-376i388-412o418-444i456-475o531-551i)~BUSCO:EOG092D1UUH), with the protein MGARSRRPQSPTTSKRPPSLSLKREANGYGDGKMSNGVEMRRKTATHQDSDSITANHMSRESFTLDDPVPRTPTANDVGFFELPAQDQRSFLLLVLLYFLQGIPMGLAMGSVPFLLKNHMSYGEIGTFSLASYPYSLKLFWSPFVDAVWSSKIGRRKTWIVPIQFLSGFGMLWLGSNVEDMMEKIGKPDGPTVWTFMLWWFFLVLMCATQDIAVDGWALTLLTPGNVSYASTAQTVGLTAGHFMSYTVFLALNASDFANKYFRSTPSDDGLVSLGGYLTFWGWTYIIVTIGLGLLKREEKSQNEDGVWDVYRIMWGILKLRNVQTIIIVHLIAKIGFQANDGVTNLKLLDLGFGKENMALTVLIDFPFEIGVGYYAGIWSQKYSPMRLWCWGFAGRLLAALIAQVTVAIFPAEGVTTWYLLVVIGEHVFSTFTNTIMFVAVSAFHAKVSDPVIGGTYMTLLATVSNLGGTFPRYFVLKLVDAFTVATCHPGSKTSKNLKGPLVTEAFSCAIQGEKERCINGGGTCEMIRDGYYTVNILCVLFGVATFVWYIKPKVLHLQSLPLRAWRLAEGRNDK; encoded by the exons ATGGGTGCCCGCTCAAGACGACCTCAGTCGCCCACGACCTCAAAGCggcctccctccctctcgcTCAAGCGGGAGGCGAACGGCTACGGCGACGGCAAGATGAGCAACGGCGTGGAGATGCGGCGCAAGACCGCGACGCACCAGGATTCGGACAGCATCACGGCAAACCACATGTCGCGCGAGTCCTTTACGCTGGACGATCCCGTCCCCCGGACCCCGACGGCCAACGACGTCGGCTTCTTCGAACTTCCCGCGCAGGACCAGAGgagcttcttgctgctcgtCTTGCTCTACTTTTTGCAGGGCATCCCCATGGGCCTTGCCATGGGATCCGTGCCGTTTCTGCTCAAAAACCACATGTCGTATGGCGAAATAGGCACCTTTAGCCTGGCGTCGTACCCTTACTCTCTCAAGCTGTTCTGGAGTCCCTTTGTCGACGCCGTCTGGAGCTCCAAGATTGGGCGGCGGAAGACATGGATCGTGCCCATCCAGTTCCTGTCCGGCTTCGGCATGCTGTGGCTGGGATCCAACGTGGAGGacatgatggagaagattggCAAGCCTGATGGCCCCACCGTCTGGACCTTTATGCTCTGGTGGTTCTTCCTGGTGCTCATGTGCGCCACGCAGGACATTGCCGTTGACGGCTGGGCTCTCACGCTGCTGACGCCTGGCAACGTGTCGTATGCGTCGACGGCGCAGACCGTGGGACTGACGGCGGGACACTTCATGTCCTACACCGTCTTCCTCGCCCTCAACGCCTCCGACTTTGCCAACAAGTATTTCCGCTCGACTCCTTCTGACGACGGGCTCGTGTCTCTCGGGGGCTACCTGACCTTTTGGGGATGGACCTACATCATCGTCACCATTGGCCTGGGCTTGCTGAAGCGCGAGGAGAAGTCGCAGAACGAGGACGGCGTTTGGGACGTCTACCGCATCATGTGGGGCATTCTCAAGCTGCGCAACGTGCagaccatcatcatcgtgcACCTGATTGCCAAGATTGGATTCCAGGCCAACGACGGCGTCACGAACCTCAAGCTGCTCGACCTGGGCTTCGGCAAGGAGAACATGGCCCTGACCGTCCTCATCGACTTCCCCTTTGAGATTGGCGTTGGATACTACGCCGGCATCTGGTCTCAGAAGTACTCGCCCATGCGCCTGTGGTGCTGGGGATTCGCCGGCCGCTTGCTGGCCGCGCTGATTGCGCAGGTGACGGTGGCCATCTTCCCTGCCGAGGGCGTGACGACGTGGTATCTCCTGGTCGTCATTGGCGAACATGTGTTTTCGACGTTTACAAACACCATCATGTTTGTGGCCGTCTCGGCATTCCATGCCAAGGTTTCGGATCCGGTTATTGGAGGCACTTATATGACACTCCTTGCAac CGTTTCCAACCTAGGCGGCACGTTCCCTCGATACTTTGTCCTGAAACTTGTAGACGCCTTTACCGTTGCAACTTGCCACCCCGGCTCCAAGACATCAAAGAACCTCAAGGGTCCGCTTGTTACGGAGGCGTTCTCATGCGCCATCCAGGGCGAAAAGGAGCGATGCATCAACGGCGGCGGAACCTGCGAGATGATTCGCGATGGATATTACACCGTCAACATCCTCTGCGTTCTGTTTGGCGTCGCCACCTTTGTGTGGTATATCAAGCCAAAGGTGCTGCACTTGCAGAGCCTGCCACTGAGGGCGTGGAGATTGGCTGAAGGTAGAAACGACAAATGA
- a CDS encoding uncharacterized protein (BUSCO:EOG092D3ETT), translating into MSAAEFLQAEDAYFSTNAPPKQLAAHTALAEAFITQHAAANRRVVLVTSGGTTVPLEKNTVRFIDNFSAGTRGATSAEYFLSAGYAVIFLHRQFSLLPYSRHYSHSTDCLLDLLSEDADGRVAVRPGDSDRILEVLRKYQSARRDNTLLLLPFVTIGDYLHELRAVARLMAPLGSSGLLYLAAAVSDFFVPPERLSEHKIQSTNIIEKLYPKDKGSITPSPPIEDEEIFDNFDASPRVPRSKRLIIDLDPVPKFLKSLVEGWAPLGMIVSFKLETDPRILVHKARFSLERYQHHLVVGNLLSTRKWEVVFVAPGREDQWLRVPRHGGWGDAEGRPLRPDEAPEGDPEEEIEALIIPAVAKLHDAHIAKSNSIEKQ; encoded by the exons ATGTCTGCGGCAGAATTCCTCCAGGCTGAGGATGCTTACTTCTCCACCAATGCCCCCCCAAAGCAATTGGCTGCTCATACTGCTCTGGCCGAGGCCTTCATAACGCAGCATGCAGCAGCGAATCGACGGGTTGTGCTCGTAACCTCGGGAGGAACGACGGTTCCGCTGGAGAAGAACACTGTGAGGTTCATTGAC AACTTTTCTGCTGGCACTCGTGGTGCTACCAGTGCCGAGTACTTCCTCTCTGCTGGATATgccgtcatcttcctccatcGCCAGTTCAGTCTGCTGCCCTATTCGCGCCACTATTCCCACTCAACCGACTGTCTGCTTGATCTCCTCAGTGAGGATGCCGATGGCCGCGTTGCCGTCCGGCCCGGCGACTCTGATAGGATCCTTGAAGTCCTACGCAAGTATCAGAGTGCTCGTCGCGACAACACTCTTCTACTGCTGCCCTTTGTTACCATTGGAGATTACCTGCACGAGCTCCGCGCTGTGGCCCGGCTTATGGCGCCGCTTGGCTCATCCGGACTGCTTTATCTCGCTGCGGCAGTGTCTGACTTCTTTGTCCCGCCGGAGCGCCTCTCTGAGCACAAGATCCAGTCCACCAACATTATTGAAAAGCTCTATCCCAAGGACAAGGGCTCAATAACACCTTCACCGCCGAtagaagatgaggaaatcTTTGACAATTTCGATGCCTCACCTCGTGTGCCGCGGTCCAAGCGTCTCATTATTGATCTTGATCCCGTCCCTAAATTCCTCAAGAGTCTTGTTGAAGGCTGGGCTCCCCTGGGCATGATTGTCAGCTTTAAGCTTGAGACCGATCCTCGCATTCTTGTTCACAAGGCACGCTTCAGCCTTGAGCGATACCAGCATCACCTCGTTGTCGGCAACCTCCTCTCAACGCGCAAATGGGAAGTCGTCTTTGTTGCTCCGGGCCGAGAGGATCAATGGCTTCGCGTGCCTCGGCACGGCGGCTGGGGCGATGCCGAGGGAAGGCCGCTGCGACCCGACGAGGCACCAGAGGGAgacccagaagaagagattgagGCTCTGATTATTCCGGCTGTAGCAAAACTTCATGACGCGCACATTGCAAAGTCGAACAGCATcgaaaaacaataa